The following proteins come from a genomic window of Melioribacteraceae bacterium:
- a CDS encoding DUF3825 domain-containing protein, whose amino-acid sequence MNEEWGNDNYALEKYLAVQIPWSIEQGQFTTSDRQWYVTAGNLQTRYGTPLYLVIERNQMANRQPWYLRKIGSQISAPSLPSAPQIPDRPNIPLGAEIVMMHDHILGDNDERVSFLQEAPPVAQMCAIAGAIQWSLNRNLQLSYWYFGKMQFIVPLYLKSRENIAQMPDLVAPIQINPDNLLVRTVLAPHMPYANARVSVRRHDQLPPWLIDSWREYSTQLDREDIENPERDIES is encoded by the coding sequence TTGAACGAAGAATGGGGAAATGATAACTATGCACTTGAGAAATATTTAGCGGTTCAAATTCCGTGGAGCATTGAACAGGGACAATTCACCACCAGCGACAGACAATGGTATGTGACGGCTGGAAATCTACAAACAAGATATGGGACTCCTTTATACTTGGTTATAGAGAGAAATCAAATGGCCAACCGACAACCTTGGTACTTGAGAAAAATTGGTTCTCAAATTTCTGCGCCAAGTTTACCCTCCGCTCCACAAATACCGGACAGACCAAACATACCTTTGGGAGCCGAAATAGTAATGATGCACGACCACATTCTTGGTGACAATGACGAGCGTGTTTCATTTTTACAAGAGGCACCACCAGTTGCTCAAATGTGTGCTATTGCTGGAGCAATTCAATGGTCGTTGAATAGGAATCTACAATTGTCATATTGGTATTTTGGAAAAATGCAGTTCATTGTTCCACTCTATTTAAAAAGTAGAGAGAATATTGCGCAAATGCCGGACTTGGTTGCACCAATTCAAATAAACCCCGACAACTTGTTAGTGAGAACAGTTTTAGCACCACACATGCCGTATGCTAACGCAAGAGTTTCTGTAAGACGACATGACCAATTACCACCTTGGCTAATTGACAGTTGGAGAGAATATTCGACTCAACTGGACAGAGAGGACATCGAAAACCCAGAGAGAGATATAGAGAGTTGA
- a CDS encoding trypsin-like peptidase domain-containing protein: protein MKWEGDCINGKANGFGKLTKYKNGEYESTYEGEYQNGIRQGKGTFSHKDGSVFKGTFLNGQLIGFGSVTTDEGSKYEGEFINYRRHGKGILTLPNGSVLDGFFVSDRLHTGKYKNFDGTETYLQEYVPVPKISEKQSGYKPEIGTRLTEYFNADWKRCTQKEAAYYRLVTYEAPNKPKGIIKDYYITGELQSEFFAVYLDYDDEGKNFHEYEATWYFKNGKIQQKRYYMNNRINGKNTFYYDNGQIAQEANYNYGILNGEYKQWHKTGKPRLLALYENGNLVDNKYVEYDENGLGALVYTENFTLNKDIWVSKVASSESSINPSNQLLLSLPKTESIARWNYITLDQKSSYSIECIIHKTKGKGQEGYGLLFGFKDWNNYFSFVISEYGSYKITGYFEGVQLKIADWTKSNVINTGNKRNMLKVFKFEDEFIFSINGQVVHRDKPKDLRGNYHGILATGIGEYILENLIIKEFLSKEELEAKAPKESKGDNWKGNGSGFFINENGYIATNYHVIQDANDIQIEYFQKGTKHIYKAKVIVSDKQNDLAIIKIDDPNFKKLNKIPYVFSTNIKDVGTSVFALGYPIANVMGEEVKFTDGKISSKTGIQGDVTVYQISAPIQPGNSGGPLFDEKGNLVGITSSGLNREFFKSENVNYAIKSTYLKNLIDVMPESINLPNDSEITLKPLTEKVKLLSDYVPLIRIR, encoded by the coding sequence ATGAAATGGGAAGGTGACTGCATTAATGGCAAGGCTAATGGCTTTGGTAAATTAACAAAGTATAAGAATGGTGAGTATGAATCAACCTATGAAGGTGAATATCAGAATGGAATCAGACAGGGAAAAGGAACATTTAGTCACAAAGATGGTTCCGTTTTTAAAGGAACATTCCTAAACGGTCAACTCATTGGATTTGGCTCAGTAACTACAGATGAAGGCTCTAAATATGAAGGTGAATTTATTAATTACAGAAGGCACGGTAAAGGAATATTAACGTTACCTAATGGTTCAGTACTTGACGGTTTTTTTGTTTCAGATAGATTGCATACAGGTAAATACAAGAATTTTGATGGAACTGAAACATATCTTCAAGAGTATGTCCCCGTTCCAAAAATTTCAGAAAAGCAATCTGGCTACAAGCCTGAAATTGGAACTCGCTTAACTGAATACTTTAATGCAGATTGGAAGAGATGTACTCAAAAAGAAGCTGCCTACTACCGATTAGTAACTTATGAAGCACCCAACAAGCCTAAAGGCATTATTAAAGATTACTACATAACTGGTGAACTACAATCAGAATTCTTTGCAGTTTATCTTGATTATGATGATGAGGGAAAGAATTTTCACGAATATGAAGCTACTTGGTATTTTAAAAATGGGAAAATCCAACAGAAAAGATACTACATGAATAATCGTATTAATGGAAAGAATACTTTCTATTATGACAATGGTCAAATAGCGCAAGAAGCTAACTATAACTACGGTATTCTTAATGGTGAATATAAGCAATGGCATAAAACCGGTAAACCAAGGCTTCTGGCTCTTTATGAAAATGGCAATTTGGTAGACAATAAGTATGTAGAGTACGATGAGAATGGACTTGGTGCGCTTGTCTACACTGAAAACTTTACTTTAAATAAGGATATATGGGTATCTAAAGTAGCGAGTTCTGAATCATCAATAAATCCAAGTAACCAACTGCTTTTATCCTTGCCAAAGACTGAGTCAATTGCTAGATGGAATTACATTACACTTGACCAAAAATCCAGTTATTCAATTGAATGTATTATCCATAAAACGAAGGGCAAAGGACAGGAAGGATATGGTTTACTATTTGGCTTTAAAGATTGGAACAATTACTTCAGCTTTGTTATATCGGAATATGGGTCTTACAAAATAACTGGTTACTTTGAAGGGGTTCAACTCAAAATAGCTGATTGGACAAAATCAAATGTTATCAATACAGGTAACAAGCGTAATATGTTAAAGGTCTTTAAGTTTGAAGATGAATTTATATTCTCTATAAATGGCCAAGTAGTTCATAGAGATAAGCCTAAAGACTTGCGTGGAAATTATCATGGTATTTTAGCTACGGGAATAGGTGAATATATTTTAGAAAATTTAATAATAAAGGAATTTTTATCTAAAGAAGAATTAGAAGCAAAAGCACCCAAAGAATCAAAAGGCGATAACTGGAAAGGTAATGGGTCTGGCTTTTTCATTAATGAAAATGGATACATCGCAACCAATTACCATGTTATTCAAGACGCAAATGATATTCAAATTGAATATTTTCAAAAAGGCACAAAGCACATCTATAAAGCAAAAGTTATCGTTTCAGACAAACAAAATGATTTAGCCATAATCAAAATTGACGACCCAAATTTTAAAAAACTAAATAAAATCCCCTATGTCTTCAGTACCAACATTAAAGATGTAGGCACTAGTGTTTTTGCTCTAGGTTATCCAATTGCCAATGTGATGGGCGAAGAAGTTAAGTTTACTGATGGCAAAATCAGCTCAAAAACCGGTATTCAAGGAGATGTTACTGTCTACCAAATTTCCGCCCCAATTCAACCTGGCAATAGTGGCGGTCCATTATTTGATGAAAAAGGAAACTTAGTTGGCATAACATCATCTGGATTAAATAGAGAATTCTTTAAATCTGAAAATGTAAATTATGCTATAAAATCAACGTACCTAAAAAATCTTATTGACGTTATGCCCGAATCAATAAATCTCCCTAATGACTCAGAAATCACTCTTAAACCATTAACGGAGAAAGTGAAGCTTTTATCAGATTATGTACCGTTAATTAGGATTAGGTAA